The DNA segment AAGTTTTATGGATACAATTCAGTCCATGAGGTTGTGGGAAAGTATCTGAAGGATCTTGTCACTCTGAAGAGTGTTTTTTTACTTCGCAAATTCATTGAAAGCACATACCAATTAGAAAATTACGAATACATTGTTGAATTGTCGGATGGCAACCAAAGGGTATTTTTGATGAACTCCCATGGGCAGGTGGAGGATGGACACCTGCTACGGATTTGGGGCCAACAAATCGAAATCTCTTCCATTCGTGAGTCCGAAGTCAAACTTTCTGGTCTGTTACGATTTTCCCAAATTGTCACAGAGGTATCCAAAACCTTTGTTCATACCAAAGCAGAATTTGTCTCCGATGCCATCCAGTTTGCCTTGGAGGAATTAGGTAAATACTCTCGTGCGGACCGAGTGTTTGCGGCTGAAATATCATCGGATAAACAATTTTTATCAGTGACCCATGAATGGGTGTTAGATGGCATCCCTTCTTTGTTTTCCGTAGGTACAAAACTTCCCATTGCCAAAATGAATCCAGAACGGCTAGGGATTCTCGCCTCTGATGGAGTGATCCATATTGCCGATACTCAGTTGATGGTGGATGAACCTTGGCATTTGGATCTTTTTAAACGAGCAGAAGTGCGTTCTATCCTTGTTGTCGGTTTACGTGACGAGGGGAGTGTGATTGGGATTTTAGGAATTACTACTTATGAACAAGTTGGAAATTGGTCAGAAGAAACAAAACAATTGTTAGGTTTAGTCGCTGGTTTTATTTCGCAAGGGTTAGTTCGTGCTAAAAATGAAATCAAACTGATGAAAAAAGAAAAAATCCTACAAAGGTTTTATTCTGATGTCAAAGAAGATTTGGCGCTGGCTAAATTAACCCAAGAGGCATGGGTTGCCAAAGATTTTGGTGAAATTCAAAATGTAAAAATCCAATCCCGGTTTTTGCCATACGATGAAATTGGTGGTGACCTGATTTTATACGAAAGACTTAGCGAAGAATGTATCGATATTTTTTTCGGTGATATTTCAGGTCATGGGATTTCTTCAGCTCTTGTTTCTGGGATTGCTGCCGTATCGTTTAAAAAACATTCCAAATTAGAATCCAGTCCATCTGCCATTTTATCGGCTATGCATTTGGAGCTAAAAACCATTGTATTCAAACACCATATCTCAGCTTGTGTCCTTCGTCTTTATCCAAAGGAAAGAAGGGTAGAGTTTAGTTTTGCAGGCCATCCACCGGTTGTATTTTGGAAACATGATGAACGTGTGATGAAACTTGTAAAAGATGAAATGTATCCGATCCTTTTACTAGACCATTGGGAAGGGAAAACCATTTCCAAAACATTCGAAGCGGGAGATCGTTTGCTTTTGTATTCTGATGGAATTTATGAATTAGAAGAAGAGGCCGGTGGTTATATTGGTCTTGATGTTTTTTTACAAGAACTCTCTGAGATGATTTCCGTTTCTGATACAACCGATACCTTACTCAAAAAAATGATCGCCAATTGTCTCATTGACAAAGAACGAATCATTCATGATGACATCGCTGTTTTGTTTATGGAATTTTAATTTTCTCTATCTGCGAGATCGAGTGCTTTGGCATCTGCTTCTGGATACTTCGCGAGATATTCCGAAACAATTTTCTTTTTTCCATCGAGCCTTTCCAAATGGTTCTCTATGATATGTCCAAAGTCCAATTTCCCAGTCACAATTTCATATCGTTCTGTTTCAATGGTTCCTAAATCCAAATCAACAGGCACTTCATTGGCTTTGTCTGCATATTCTTTGGCTTTTTCCCAGTAAGGAATGGCTTCTTTGTAAAATGCTTCTGCCACTCCAAAACTTTCTTTGAGTTCATGTGCAAAATCTAGATTATAAAAATACACATGGCGTTTGTCAAATTTGGAGGCAAGTCTCATGTAAGAACGCATGATTTGGATGTTGATGTGCATAAACATCAAGTTTCGATATTTATAATATTCTTTTTCTGTTTTGGTTTCACACAAAGAATGTTTGGGGTGACGAAATCGTTTCCCTAAAGCAATTTTTAACCAATAGATATTTTTTCTGATTTCATTATCGTTGTAATGTTGTTTGAGATTGTACAACTCATAAAAATCTTCCAAATACTTTGGTTCCCATTTATGGAGTTTGTAAGGCACCCAATCGGAAAACTTGGTATAAGGTCCATTTTTTTCGTATTCGTAGTTGTAATCGATATCGGTTTCCCAAGCACCAAGGGAATGGGAAAACAAGGATAGAACGAGTGCGATTGAAATGACAAATCCTTGTTTCACCCTAAAAGTATCGGTAAATCGGACAGATTCCCTAATGGGATTCTTATTTTAGAGGGAAGACTTCTGCCACCCATTGGTAACCCACACCTCGCACATTGCGGATGGATTCTTCCCCCAGAGCATCCCGAAGCCTCACGATGGCATTGTCGATAGTCCTTTCTGTGGGAAAACTTTCCTCACCTACGATATTGTCTAAAATTTCGGAACGACTAAAGACCTTTCTCACATCAGAAAGGAGGAGGGCCAAAAGAGCACAGTCCCTTTTGGAAAGTAAAACGGAAGACCCATCTTCCCTTTTCACAAGGAAGGAATCCAAGTGGATTTCTGTTTGGTCCATTTTCCATTTTTGTCCAAAATGAGGGCGAGTCTGGGCCACCACCCGTTCCAGTCGGATGAGGAATTCTTTTAAATGGAATGGTTTGGGAATGAACTCGGCTGCACCAAGTTCGAACCCACGAAGTCTCTCTTGGGCACCTGCTTGTGCTGTTAAAAATAAGAAGGGGAGGTCTTTTTCTTTGGATAAAAAAACTTCTGCCAATTGGAATCCATTTCCATCAGGAAGTCGTAAATCAAGAACGACCAAATCAAATTGGTTTGGAGAAAATAATGTTTCTGCTTCGGAAACCGTTTTTGCCCACTGCACCCGGTACCGGTCTTGTTCCAATCTTTCTTTTAAGGTTTCACCGAGACCCTCGTCATCTTCTACAAGCAAAATTCTTGGTTTCATGAAACCTCTTTTAAGTTCAGTTTTACTTGGAATCCGGACGAACTGTTCGGAAACTCAAGAGAACCTTTCATTTTTTCGATTAGTTTTTTTACGATATACAATCCAATCCCACTTCCACTGGTTTTGGAATGACGTAGGAATGGTAATGTCAGATTTTTTTTATTCCCACTAAAACCGGCACCATCATCTTCTAAAAGAAAAGAAATATCTTTAAGATCTTTTGTCACTGTGAGTTTGATTGTTTTTGCTTTTCCATGGCGTTTTGCATTTTCACTTAGGTTTTTTAACATCGCAAAAAAAGCTTTTTTATCAATGTACACTTTTGTGTTTTGGGGAATCAAAACATTCCAAGTTAAATCTGGTTCATGATGGGAATAGGATTCACATAAATCAGAAATCGTGAGGGGTTCCATATATAAGGATTCTCCCTGCATTAGGCTTGCGAGATAAAATGCATTTCCCATTTGGGATTCAATGCGTTGGTTTTCTTTCCAAATTTTTTCTAATTTTTTCTTTAGTTCTGGTTCTTTCGTATTTTCTAAAAGAACTTCGATTTGCAACTGTAAGCTGGCAATGGGAGTTTTCATTTCGTGAGTGACAGTGGAAAAAAAATCTGAAATGAGTTTAGAACGTTTATGATCTCGATAAGAAAGAATCGCCAGAGTCACTCCACCGAGAGTGAGCATAGAAAGAAAAAAGGATCCTTCCAGTTGCAACATCCGATTGACTCGGTTGAGTTCGACTTGCCTTGCGTCGCTGATAGAAATTTCCGAAATGGTCTTTGCTTGGCGAAATCCCAAAATCCACCACCACACTCCCAATGAAAGTGTGAGGGATAACCAGGCCAGGGAAAAAAACATTCGAAATTGTGCTGATCCTCTCAAATTTGCCTCTCGATGCAAGTTAGGGCCAAGGGGATGGACGACGAGCAAAAAAAGATGTTGTCACATTGGAAGAACCCGAGAATTTATTTTTTAGGAGAACAACTTTGAACTTCGACGAAATCTCGAAACATCTTGGAAACGACGCAGAATCCTTACTTGGATTCAAATCCCCAAAAATCGCTAAAGAACTAATCCACGTACCTGGCTCTGACTGGGTTGATAGAATTTTTGCTCCCACAGACAGGTCTGTACCTGTGCTTCGCAGCATCCAAACCCTTCTCGGAAGTGGCCGTCTCGGTGGAACGGGTTATGTTTCCATCCTTCCGGTTGACCAAGGAATTGAACATTCTGCTGGTGCCTCATTTGCAAAAAACCCGATTTACTTTGACGGTGAAAACATCATCAAATTGGCTATCGAAGGTGGTTGTAATGGAGTGGCAACAACTCTAGGAGTTCTTGGATCCGTTGCAAGAAAGTATGCTCACAAAATTCCTTTCATTTTGAAAATCAATCACAATGAACTTCTCACTTACCCAAACAAAAGTGAACAAATCCTATTTGCAACAGTAAAACAAGCTTATGACCAAGGTTGTGTTGCGATTGGGGCTACCATTTATTTTGGTTCCGCTGATTCAGGTCGTGAAATCGTTGAAATTTCTAAAATCTTTCAAATGGCTCACGAATTAGGAATGGCAACCATCCTTTGGTGTTATGTAAGAAACAATGCGTTCAAAAAAGACAAAGACTACCATGTTTCTGCTGACTTAACAGGACAAGCTAACCACTTAGGTGTGACAATCCAAGCTGATATCATCAAACAAAAGTTACCTGAAAACAATGGTGGATACAATGTGTTAAACCAAGAATCTTCTTATGGTAAAACAGACAAACGTATCTACACGGATCTTACTTCTGACCACCCCATTGACCTCACTCGTTACCAAGTAGCAAATTGTTATATGGGAAGAGCTGGACTTATCAACTCTGGTGGTGCATCAGGTGAAAATGATTTACAAGATGCGATCAAAACAGCCGTCATCAACAAACGTGCTGGTGGAATGGGTCTTATCTCTGGAAGAAAAGCGTTCCAAAAACCAATGAAGGAAGGGGTTGCATTGCTCAACGCCATCCAAGACGTATATCTATCGAAAGAAATCACAGTCGCTTAAAGACTTGGAATTTTTTCGAAATGTAAAAAAAAGAAGGGCGGGGGTACTTGTATCTCTGCCCTCCATTGTTTCTGAACATTCTTTTGAATGTGGAGACATTTATAGTTTATACCCACTTTGTGATTGGGCAAAAGATGTGGGTTTTAGCATCATCCAATTATTACCTTTAAATGATACAGGGTTTGGATACTCACCTTACAGTGCTATCTCGGCTTTTGCCATTGATCCTCTTTATATCTCCTTATACAAACTAGGCATTCATACAAAATCTCGCAAACGTGAGATACAATTCTTAAAGAATCATCCCATTCGCATTCGTAATCTAAAATTAGAAATCATTCGTAAGTTATATTCAGAAAATCAAAAAGAAGCTATGAATGAGGCTACTTACTTTTTGGAAAAACATCCCTGGTGTTATTCCTATGCAGCTTTTCGATTATTGTATGAGGAATTTGAAGGCAAAGGTTGGTGGGAATGGCCTAAAAAATTCCAAGATCCAAACCATTCCAAAGAATATATATTCTCAGAGAAAAGAGAGGAAGCTCTCTTCTGGGTTTATCTGCAAAAGATCGCCTATGACCAGTTATCTGAAGTAAAAACCCATTATGAAGATGTGGGTGTGTATTTAAAGGGTGATATGCCCATCCTGACTTCCCGAAATTCTTGTGATGTTTGGGAACATC comes from the Leptospira bourretii genome and includes:
- a CDS encoding response regulator transcription factor, giving the protein MKPRILLVEDDEGLGETLKERLEQDRYRVQWAKTVSEAETLFSPNQFDLVVLDLRLPDGNGFQLAEVFLSKEKDLPFLFLTAQAGAQERLRGFELGAAEFIPKPFHLKEFLIRLERVVAQTRPHFGQKWKMDQTEIHLDSFLVKREDGSSVLLSKRDCALLALLLSDVRKVFSRSEILDNIVGEESFPTERTIDNAIVRLRDALGEESIRNVRGVGYQWVAEVFPLK
- a CDS encoding class I fructose-bisphosphate aldolase, which gives rise to MNFDEISKHLGNDAESLLGFKSPKIAKELIHVPGSDWVDRIFAPTDRSVPVLRSIQTLLGSGRLGGTGYVSILPVDQGIEHSAGASFAKNPIYFDGENIIKLAIEGGCNGVATTLGVLGSVARKYAHKIPFILKINHNELLTYPNKSEQILFATVKQAYDQGCVAIGATIYFGSADSGREIVEISKIFQMAHELGMATILWCYVRNNAFKKDKDYHVSADLTGQANHLGVTIQADIIKQKLPENNGGYNVLNQESSYGKTDKRIYTDLTSDHPIDLTRYQVANCYMGRAGLINSGGASGENDLQDAIKTAVINKRAGGMGLISGRKAFQKPMKEGVALLNAIQDVYLSKEITVA
- a CDS encoding sensor histidine kinase, whose protein sequence is MFFSLAWLSLTLSLGVWWWILGFRQAKTISEISISDARQVELNRVNRMLQLEGSFFLSMLTLGGVTLAILSYRDHKRSKLISDFFSTVTHEMKTPIASLQLQIEVLLENTKEPELKKKLEKIWKENQRIESQMGNAFYLASLMQGESLYMEPLTISDLCESYSHHEPDLTWNVLIPQNTKVYIDKKAFFAMLKNLSENAKRHGKAKTIKLTVTKDLKDISFLLEDDGAGFSGNKKNLTLPFLRHSKTSGSGIGLYIVKKLIEKMKGSLEFPNSSSGFQVKLNLKEVS
- a CDS encoding PP2C family protein-serine/threonine phosphatase, which encodes MSSRKPDYGRYQHLESFIHLSKDAIWCYELDIPMPISLSLEEQMEYVWNHSVIRESNLAMAKFYGYNSVHEVVGKYLKDLVTLKSVFLLRKFIESTYQLENYEYIVELSDGNQRVFLMNSHGQVEDGHLLRIWGQQIEISSIRESEVKLSGLLRFSQIVTEVSKTFVHTKAEFVSDAIQFALEELGKYSRADRVFAAEISSDKQFLSVTHEWVLDGIPSLFSVGTKLPIAKMNPERLGILASDGVIHIADTQLMVDEPWHLDLFKRAEVRSILVVGLRDEGSVIGILGITTYEQVGNWSEETKQLLGLVAGFISQGLVRAKNEIKLMKKEKILQRFYSDVKEDLALAKLTQEAWVAKDFGEIQNVKIQSRFLPYDEIGGDLILYERLSEECIDIFFGDISGHGISSALVSGIAAVSFKKHSKLESSPSAILSAMHLELKTIVFKHHISACVLRLYPKERRVEFSFAGHPPVVFWKHDERVMKLVKDEMYPILLLDHWEGKTISKTFEAGDRLLLYSDGIYELEEEAGGYIGLDVFLQELSEMISVSDTTDTLLKKMIANCLIDKERIIHDDIAVLFMEF